Part of the Kushneria marisflavi genome, GGAAGCGGGGGCATCCTCCTGCTGTACCCGAGGGTTGGCATCAATATCGCCGGATGTCTGGATATTGGCCAGTTGATTGCCATTAAAGACGAGCGAAACCTGCTTTTCAGTGATATTGTCGTCTGCATCCTTCAGCCGATAGACATAGTTCCAGAGTGAATCGTCAAAGGCATTGTAGAGCAGAGGACTTCCCATGATCTGCACTACCTGCTGACGGCTCATGCCGGGCTGTAGTTGCGATACCATGCCGGGAGTGATCAGATTGCCCTGAGGCAGGTCGCGCTTATAGACGCAAGCTGCTAAAAGACTGATCAGTAAAGAAAAAACTATAAGCTTGAGCGTATTTTGCATTTGCCTGGGACTTTCCCTATCGTTTGCCTTGATCGATCATACCCGATACATCCAGAGACTGCGAAGAGCTACCATGGCCGATAGAAATCAGGAGTTACGCAAGGCGGGTCTCAAGGTGACCCTGCCCCGCGTAAAAATCCTTCAGATCCTCGAGGCGACTCGGGAAGAGGATCTGCACATGAGCGCTGAAGACGTCTATAAGGCGCTGCTGGATTCCGGTGAAGACGTCGGTCTTGCTACCGTTTATCGCGTCCTGACGCAATTTGAATCCGCAGGTCTGGTAGTACGTCACAACTTTGACGGCGGCCATGCCGTATTCGAGATGTCTCAGGAAGAGCATCATGACCATATGCTGTGTCTCGAAACGGGTGAAGTCGTCGAATTTTTCGATCGCGATATTGAGCGCCGTCAGCGTGAACTTGCCGAAGAGCGCGGCTACGAGCTGGTCGATCACGCTCTGGTGCTTTATGTCCGTCCCAAGGGCTCCAGCGCGACGCGTCAGGATGGCGGTGGCAATCGCCGCTGATCAAAACGACGAACACTTGGGTGATCACAAAAACGCCGCGAATGTTCGCGGCGTTTTGATGTCAGCAAATTAAAGGCCTTGCCGGTTAGTGGGCAGATCGTTGACTGACGTCCAGCATTTCGCGGGCATGCGCCAGCGTGCGTTCTGAAAGGTGTACGCCCCCCAGCATTCGCGCCAGCTCCCTGACCCGTCCGCCCTCATCGAGCAGCGCCATGGTGGTATGCGTGGTGCGCTCATCCGCCTGTTTTTCGATATGCAGATGCTGATGACCCTGTGCAGCCACCTGGGGCAGGTGCGTGACACAGAGAATTTGCCCATGACCGCCCAGCTGGCGCAGCAGTTGACCGACGATTTCTGCGGTAGCGCCTGAAATACCCACATCCACTTCGTCAAACACCAGCGTCGGGATAGTGCTGTGCTGAGCCGCCACAACCTGGATGGCAAGGCTCACTCGCGAAAGCTCACCGCCCGAGGCGACCCGGGTCAGGGCACGTGCCGGCTGCCCGGGGTTGGCGCTGATCAGGAAACTGACCCGATCCATGCCGTCGGGCTGAGCGGTATCCCTGCGTGCGACGTCCACGGTGAAGTCCGCCTTTTCCATGCCCAGAAAGGCCAGCTGCGATTTTACTTCTGCACTCATGCGGCGAGCTGCTTCGGTGCGCTGCTCGGAAATCTGACGGGCCAGTTCGCGCCAGGCATTGCGCGCCGCTTCAGTAGCTTCTACCAGGGTATCCATGTCTTCCCCGCCATCCTGAAGCCCGGAGAGTTCTGCCTGCAGGCGCTGATGCAGTGCCGGTACTTCCTCGGGCATGACGTGATGCTTACGGGCAATGCGATGAATCTCGGCCAGGCGCGACTCGACCGTCATCAGACGATCCGGATCAAGCTCGGTAGCATTGACGTAGCGATGCAGTTCATACCCTGCCTCCTGTAACTGGATACAGGCATCACCAAGCATCCCCAGAATGTTGGCCAAGGCGCCATTGTCGCTGCCGGGCAGCTGCTCCAGACGCTGTCGGGCCTGCGCCAGTCGGGACAGGGCGCCACTTTCATCATCGTCGCAGCAGTCGGCGGCAAACTGTGCCTGAGTGATGAGCTCCTCAGCATTGGCCAGGCGGGTCTGCTCTTCTTCCAACACTGAAAGCTCTTCTTCGCCCAGGGACAATGCATCGAGTTCTTCAACCTGATAGCGCAGCAGCTGACAGCGTGCCTGCTGTTCGTCACCACTTTCCCGGGCGGCTTTCAAGCGTCGACTGGCCTGTTGCCACTGGCGATAGATCTGTGTGAGCTGCTCAACATGCTCGCTGTGGCCGGCAAAGTCATCCAGCAGACGCAGATGTGTCTCTTCGCGCATCAGGGTCTGATGAGCATGCTGGCCATGGATATCGATCAGGTGCTCGCTAAGGGCCTTGAGGTCGGCAAGCGTGGCCGGTACACCGTTGATCCAAGCCTTCGAACGCCCATTGGCAGTGACTGAGCGGCGCAACAGGCATTCCGACTCGTCCAGGTCCCTTTCGGCCAGCCAGGTACGCGCTTCCGGCAGTCCTTCGATATCAAAACGCGCGGCCAGATCGGCACGGGGTGCACCGTGGCGCACGCTGCCGGCATCGGCTCTTTCACCCAGGCAAAGCGACAGGGCATCCAGAAGAATGGACTTGCCGGCACCGGTTTCACCGGTGATGGCCGTCATGCCATCCCGAAAATCCAGTTCCAGATGCTCGACGATGGCGTAATTACTGATGGATAGCTGAGACAGCATGGCCACTCCCGTGTGCGTTGTCGCAGATGACTGGGCTTAGTGGATAGAAACTGACTTTATATACAGTGAGTGTGTTTTTATACAGCGGCTATAAACAGGCTTCAATACCCTGAATTGGTAATTTCATCGTCATTACGCCTTGAGATCGTCCTCGGTATGCCCCATCTGGATAAACAGTTTTCAGCATCAATGTCGCTCTACGGGATGACGCACTGACAGCCGGTACACGCGCAGGATGAGCGCCATGATCCAACAGTAGACACAGCGAGTCAGGAGTGGGGTATGACCAACAAGCCGCATGATCCAAGGGATGAAGAACTCGAGCGTGCCGAGCGTGAAGCCGAACCGCAGCCGCTTGAGCCCGACAATACGGATACCCTTGAGGATATCGAAGGCGAGCTGGCGTCAGATGACGATGCCGTCCTGAGCCAGAGTGAACAGGAAGCAGACGTTCTGGCCGGCCGGGTAGCCGAGCTCGAGCAGGAACTGGCGCAGGCAAAGGACCAGCAAATTCGGGCTGCGGCTGAAGCCCAGAATGTGCGCCGTCGTGCCGAGCAGGATGCCGAAAAGGCGAAGAAGTTTGCGCTCGAGAAGTTCGTCAAGGAACTGCTGCCGGTCGTGGATAGCCTTGAAAAGGGCCTTGAAAGCATGAGCGAAGATGTCAGTGAAACGCATCGCGAAGGCGTGTCGATGACGCTCAGGATGCAGCTCGATGTGCTGGGCAAGTTTGGCGTCGAGCAGCTCGATCCGCACGGTGAGCCCTTTGACCCCCAATACCATGAAGCCATGACGCAGGTGGCCAATCCGGACATGGACCCCAATACGGTCATGGACGTCATGCAAAAGGGGTACACGCTCAACGGTCGTCTGGTACGCCCGGCCATGGTGGTGGTGAGCAAGCAGGCCTGACGGCCCTTTTTCGGATGATTTGTCGGTAACGTTACGTGTGGGGTCTTGAAAAGCAGCGTAATGCCCACACATAGGCAGACATCCACGCAGCGTTGGCTGCGCATCGAAAGCAATTTTGGTTCAGAAGATTTTTCGAGGTGACACTATGGGACGCATTATTGGTATCGACCTTGGCACAACCAACTCCTGTGTGGCTGTGCTCGATGGCGACAAGACCCGCGTAATTGAAAACGCTGAAGGCGCGCGTACTACGCCTTCCATCATCGGCTATACCGATGACGGCGAAACTCTGGTCGGCCAGGCCGCCAAGCGTCAGGCCGTGACGAACCCGAACAACACCCTGTATGCGGTCAAGCGTTTGATCGGTCGCAAGTTCAAGGATGATGTTGTTCAAAAGGACATCAAGATGGTGCCTTACAGCATCATTGAAGCTGACAACGGCGATGCTTGGGTTCAGGTCAATGACAAGAAGATGGCGCCGCCGCAGGTTAGCGCTGAAGTTCTGAAAAAGATGAAGAAAACGGCCGAGGACTACCTCGGTGAAGAAGTCACTGAAGCGGTCATCACCGTACCGGCCTACTTCAATGACTCTCAGCGTCAGGCCACCAAGGATGCCGGTCGTATTGCCGGTCTTGAGGTCAAGCGCATCATCAACGAGCCGACCGCTGCCGCTCTGGCCTATGGCATGGACAGCAAGGGTAGCGACCGTACCATCGCGGTCTACGACCTGGGCGGCGGTACCTTCGATATCTCCATCATCGAAGTCGCTGACGTTGATGGCGAAAAGCAGTTTGAAGTGCTTGCCACCAACGGGGATACCTTCCTGGGCGGTGAAGACTTTGACCTCAAGCTGATCGACTATCTCGTTCAGCAGTTCAAGACCGATTCCGGCATTGACCTGTCTGGCGATTCTCTCGCCATGCAGCGTCTGAAGGAAGCGGCCGAGAAAGCCAAGATCGAGCTTTCCTCTGCTCAGCAGACCGAAGTCAACCTGCCTTACATCACGGCAGACCAGACCGGTCCCAAGCACCTGGCGGTCAAGGTTACTCGCGCCAAGCTCGAATCGCTGGTCGAGGATCTGGTACAGCGTTCGCTCGGTCCGTGCAAGACGGCCATGCAGGACGCCGGCCTTTCCAACAGCGAGATTCAGGACGTGATTCTGGTTGGCGGTCAGACGCGCATGCCGATGGTGCAGCAGAAGGTTGCCGAGTTCTTTGGCAAGGAAGCACGCAAGGACGTCAACCCGGACGAAGCCGTTGCCATGGGTGCTGCGCTTCAGGGCGGCGTTCTGGGCGGTGACGTCAAGGACGTACTGCTGCTCGACGTCACGCCGCTGACGCTGGGTATCGAAACGATGGGGGGTGTCATGACGCCGCTGATCGAAAAGAACACCACGATCCCGACCAAGAAGACACAGACCTTCTCCACGGCTGAGGACAATCAGACGGCAGTGACCATCCATGCCCTGCAGGGTGAGCGCAAGCAGGCGGCACAGAACAAGTCACTGGGTCGTTTTGACCTGGCCGACATTCCGCCGGCACCGCGTGGCGTACCGCAGATTGAAGTCGCCTTTGATCTTGATGCCAACGGTATCCTGAACATCACGGCGAAGGACAAGGCGACCGGCAAGGAACAGTCGATCGTGATCAAGTCCTCCGGCGGTCTCTCCGACGACGAGATCGATCAGATGGTCAAGGACGCCGAGGCGCACGAGGCCGAAGACAAGAAGTTCGAGGAGCTCGTTCAGCTGCGCAACCAGGCCGATGGCATGATCCATGCCTCGCGCAAGACGCTTGAAGAGTCTGGTGACAAGGCTACTGACGAAGATCGTCAGAACATCGAAACGGCCATCAGCGAACTGGAAGAAGCGCTCAAGAGCGACGATCCGGAGCAGATCCAGCCGAAACTGGATGCCCTGACAGAAGCTTCCGGTAACCTGGCGCAGAAGATGTATGCCGAGCAGGGCGAACAGGCCCAGGGTGAACAGCCGGAAGGCGCCAAGAAGAGCAGCGATGATGTGGTCGATGCGGACTACGAAGAAGTCAACGACGACCAGAAAAAACAGTAAGGCTTTCCACGCCTGATCTGTACAACGCGGGGGCCTTGCTCCCGCGTTGTTTTTGCAGGTGTCAGACTTCGGAGGATCCGTTACACCATGTCCAAGCGTGACTACTATGAGGTCCTCGGCGTCGAGCGCGGCGCCGACGACAAGGAAATCAAGAAGGCCTATCGCCGACTGGCTCAGAAATATCATCCGGATCGCAATCCCGACGATGAATCTGCCGCCGAGAAGTTCCGCGAGGTCTCCGACGCCTATGAAGTCTTGGCCGATAGCGACAAGCGGGCAGCCTACGACCAGTTCGGTCATGCTGGTGTTGATGGACAGGGCGGTGGCTTCGGTGGCGGTGGCTTTGGTGGCGCCGGTGGCGCGGGCGGCTTCAGCGACATCTTCGGCGACGTCTTCGGCGATATCTTTGGTGGCGGCGGCGGACGCCGTGGCCCCGGTGGTGCCGCCCGAGGCAGCGATCTGCGTTATAACCTCGAGATCGACCTGGAAGAAGCCGTTGCCGGCACGACCGTCGATATTCGTGTGCCGCGTCTTGTCGAGTGTGATCGCTGCCACGGTGACTGCGCCGAGCCCGGCACCAGCAAGCGCACCTGTTCGACCTGTAACGGCATGGGTCAGGTTCGCATGCAGCAGGGCTTCTTTGCCGTGCAGCAGCCCTGCCCGACCTGTCATGGCCAGGGACAGACCGTCGATACGCCATGCCGCAAGTGCAACGGCGAGGGACGTGTTCAGGAAACGCGTACCCTGTCGGTCAAGATTCCGCCCGGCGTTGATACCGGTGACCGCATTCGCCTCAACGGCGAGGGCGAAGCCGGCGTTAATGGTGGCCCGGCAGGCGATCTGTATGTACAGGTGTCGATCAAGGCGCATGCCATCTTCGAGCGTGACGGGCGTGATCTCTATTGTGAGGTGCCCATCAATTTCGTGGATGCTACTTTGGGCGGCGAGCTCGAAGTGCCGACGCTGGAAGGTCGCGTCAAGCTGCGCATTCCGCCCGAGACCCAGACCGGCAAGCTTTTCAGGTTGCGCGGCAAGGGCGTCAAGCCGGTTCGAGGCGGTGCTCCGGGTGATCTGATGTGCAAGGTCGTACTGGAAACGCCGGTCAACCTTGATGAAGATCAAAAGCAGCTGCTGCGCCAGTTCCAGGAAAGTCTGGATGGCACCGATACGCGCCATTCGCCGCGTAAAAGCCGCTGGTTTGATGGCGTGAAAAAGTTTTTCGATGACATGCGCCCCTAAGCGCTCGAGTCGATCTCAAAACCCTGTCCGTTGGCAGGGTTTTTTTATGTCGGTACGCGGGCAGGCGTCCCGGAACGGTATCAGCTACGCTTTGGGCAGGTTTTCAACACAGGGAGAGCATCATGGCAGTCATGTATGAAACCACTGTTAATGTTTCAGGCGGGCGCAAGGGGCATGCCAGAAGCGATGATGGCATCCTCGATGTCAATCTCGCCATGCCGGGCAGCGGTGCTGATGCCACTAACCCCGAGCAGCTTTTTGCCGCCGGTTATGCGGCCTGCTTCTCCAGCGCCGCCATGGGTGTTGCGCGCCAGCAGGGCCACAAGCTTGATGATATTCCGGTCGCAGCGCATGTCACGCTGGATGCGGAAAATCATGACTACAACCTGTCGGTCAAGCTGACGGCTGAAGTGGCGCTGCCTCAGGCCGAAGCAGAAAAGCTGATCGCTCAGGCCCATGAGATGTGCCCGTATTCCAAGGCCACGCGTGGCAACATTCAGGTCGATATTGAAGTGAAGGGTCACTGACGCCACCGTACGCCAGCCCAAAAAAACGCACCGCAGCTCTGATAGACTGCGGTGCGTTTTTTATGGAGAGCATGAAGTCATGTCGAGAGCGTCAATGCCAAACAGAGACTGGTCAAAAGTTCAGCCAATTCTGGCACTGTTGTGTCTGCTCGCACTGGCCGGGTGCGCCGGTCAGCAGATGTCTGACGCGCCGGGGGCGAGTGCCTCGGGGGAAGCATCCTATTACAGTGACCGACATCAGGGCGCGCGTACTGCCAGCGGTGAGCGCTACAACAGAAGTGCCATGACGGCCGCCCATCGCACGCTTGCCTTTGGTACTCGGGTGCGCGTCACCAATCTGAACAATCAGCGCCAGACCGTAGTGCGCATCAACGACCGCGGGCCCTTTTCCAGAGGGCGCATCATCGATCTTTCCCGCGCGGCGGCCGAGCAGATTGGCATGATCCGCAGCGGCGTGGCGCCGGTCAGGGTGGAAGTGCTGAAGTGATTCAGGCGCTGAACGCCTTGATCAACCGAGTCTAAAGCGCGGTCTCGACCACCAGCAGCGGACACCCTCTTGTGCAACTCTCGATGCGGCCATCGACCTGATAGACCTCGCGCAGAAGCTCGGCGGTCACCACGGCGCGTGTTGGGCCGCATGCCTTGAGCGCTCCCCCTGCCAGTACGATGGACTGGTCGGAAAAGCGCAGGGCATGTCCCAGATCGTGCAGGGCCACGATGATCAACATCTGGCGCTGTTCGGCCAGTCGACGAAGCACGCTTAAAAGCCCGATCTGGCGATGCAGGTCAAGTGCGGACGTGGGTTCATCCAGCAGCAGAATGTCAGGAGACTGCACCAGCGCCTGGGCAGCACTGACAAGCTGGCGCTGTCCGCCGCTGAGGTCGCCGATGTCGCGCTGGGCCAGCGCCTGAAGATTAAGCTCCTCAAGGGCAGCATCCACCTGGGCCAGATCCTCGGGCTGGACCTTGAGACGGCGACCCTGCATGCGTGCCAGCAGCACGCTTTCATAAACGCTTAACACTGCATCGATGCGGGTCTCCTGCGGCATGTAGGCCACCGGTCGCTCGGCATGTGTGCCGGCAATCCGGACATGACCGCTGCCGGACAGCAGGCCCATGATGCGTCGAAACAGCGTGGATTTACCCGCAGCATTGGGGCCCAGCAATGCCACGACCTGACCGCCCGACAGCGTTGGCGTGGTAATGCTCGAAAGCACTTCGCGCTTGCCGTAGTGGGCGGTCACCTGTTCAAGCGTCAGGCTTACCATGTCGATTTCTTCTGTTTGAGAACAAGAAAGAGGAAAAACGGAATGCCGACCAGCGAGGTGATGATGCCGATCGGAATCACCGTGCCGGGAATCAGCATCTTGGAAATCACTGACCCTACAGAAAGAATAAGAGCACCGCACAAAGCCGAGGCCGGCAGGAAAAACCGCTGATCCTCACCCACCAGCATCCGGGCTATATGCGGTCCCACCAGTCCGATAAAACCGATCGTGCCGACAAAGGCCACCGACACCGACGCCAGTAGCGAGACCAGCATCAGCACCTGGAGACGAAGTCGGCGCGGGCGCACCCCCATGCTCTCTGCCTTGGCATCCCCCAGCCGCATGGCCGTCAGCGCCCAGCCGTGTCGTGCCAGCAGCGGAATCGCGATGGCCAGCACGCCCAGCGCGACCCAGACCTTGGGCCAGGTGGCCTTGGTCAGACTGCCCATGGTCCAGAACACCACCGCCGACAGCGCCTGCTGACTGGCAAAGAACTGAATCAGGGCCATGAGTGCGTTGAAGATAAACACCATGGCAATGCCCAGCAGCACGATGGTTTCAATCGTCACACCGCGCCGCATGCTCAAAAGGTGAATCATCAGCGCTGTGAGCATGGCCACCAGAAAGGCATTGATGGGTACGACATAATCCACGGCGGCTGGGATGATCGACACCCCAAACGCCAGTGCCAGTGCGGCACCGAATCCGGCGCCGGCGGAAATGCCCAGCGTAAAGGGGCTTGCCAGCGGGTTGCTCAGGATGGTCTGCATCTGTGCGCCGGCGATCGATAGGCTGGCGCCGACCACAATGGCCATCAGAGCGACCGGCATGCGGATTTGCCAGACAATGACACTGAGCTGTTCGCTGACCGAGTTCGGTGTCAGCAGTGCACTCAGTACCTGGGTCAGGTCATAACGGGCCGGCCCGAGTGCCAGGTCAATGCAAAAGCTTAAAAACAGGGTGACCAGAAGCCCCAGCAGGATCAGCTGGCGTCGCAGGACCATGGCACGATAGAAGTTGCGTCCCTGTGCAGAAGAAGTCACGGCTGCCGTCAACCTATTCATTTTCTGCCTCGAGTGACACCCAGTACCCTGGCTGATAGCTCAGCGGCAGAAATTGTTCATAAAGTTCACGCATGGTGGCATCGGGATCAAGGGTTTTGAAAAGCTCTGGATGGAACCATTTGGCCAGCCGCTGTATTGCCACGAAATAGTAGGGGCTGTTATAGAACTGATGCCAGATGGCATGGACCTGGTCATGAGCGACAGCATCGATGCCCGTCATGGCAGTACGATGTGTCAGGGCTTCGAGCTTGCGTCGAGCCTCTGCCATGTCGGCGCCAGGTCCGACATCCACCCAGCCACCCCCCGGCACATAAGCCTCCCAGTCACCGCCGGTCACCACAACCTGCTGCGGGTTGGAGGCGATGATCTGTTCGGGGTTGAGGGTGCCAAAGGTGCCCGGAATAATATCGTCGGCAATGTTTTTGCCACCGGCGATGCGTACATAATCACCGAAATTGTACGGACCAAAGCTCATGCAGCAGTCATCGCTATAACCGCCGGCACGATCAATGAACACACGCGGACGTTCAGGGTCGGCCTTCTCGATCACATCAGTGACGCGTGCCATCTGTTCGTTGGAAAAGTTGATAAAGCGCTCCGCCTCATCACTTTTGCCCAGAAGTTCGCCCATGAGTCGAATGGAGGCCGGCGTGTCCTTGATGGGATCTTCTCGAAAATCGACATAGACGATGGGAATGCCAAGGGCCGCGAGCTTGTCCTCGTAACCGGCATCCTCGGTGGCCGTCTGTGACTCGATGTTCATGAAGACGACATCGGGTTTGAGTGAAGCGGCCTGCTCCACATCAAAGGTGCCATCCTTGAAGCCCCCAAAGGTGGGGATATTACTGATCTCGGGAAATTTGGCGGCATAAGCGGCCCAGGTTTCCGGGTCAGCCTGGGAGAGGTCATCGCGCCAGCCCACTACGCCCTTGAAGGGCGTCTTCGGCTGCAGCACGCCCAGCAGATAGATCTGGCGCCCTTCTCCCAAAATCATGCGTTTGACCGGCGTTTCGATATGAACCTCGCGGCCTGCGATGTCAGTGACCACGGCCTCCTTCGCCTGAGCGGCGCCGGAGAGCAGGGCGAGTGCCATAAAAGCGCTAAACAGCAGGTTTCTTTTCATGATCATTGTAATGGCCAGAGAGGGGGAGACACGCTGTAAATGGGATGGCAGACAGCATTCTGTCATGTGATGATAAGGTTTATCATTCGCATTTTTTCGGCATTATGCGAGGTTTCAGGCACGACGTCGAGTAGCGGAACACGGGAAAGTCCGTGACAGACAGATCGGCAACAGCCAGCCTGGCAGGCTGTTCTGGTCCAAGAAATATCAGGGAAGGAAATGGCCCTGCCTGCAGGCAGGGCCATCGGTAGAGCGGTTCAAAAAAATACGGTGCCGGAGTCAACCTGCATCTGAGGTCTCTTCCCAGTCCCTGACCACAACAGACATGGTCTTGAGGCGTGCCACGGCGAGTTTCGACAAGGGGTCCAGCTCGCTGCCGTCAGTCTCGGCGTACTTGATGATCTGGCGTTTCATGTCGCGGGCCCAGAACTTCTTGAGATGACCGGCAATCTGCTCGGCCGCTGCCTCATCGCTGGCATGATGGCGATTATTGAGGCTGATCTGATTGACCATCCTGATCAGCGGAACAACGGGATCGTTCATGGCAACCTCGCATGCTGGATGAATTCCGGGATGACGGCGCTCATTTGAGCGCCGGT contains:
- a CDS encoding outer membrane protein assembly factor BamE, coding for MQNTLKLIVFSLLISLLAACVYKRDLPQGNLITPGMVSQLQPGMSRQQVVQIMGSPLLYNAFDDSLWNYVYRLKDADDNITEKQVSLVFNGNQLANIQTSGDIDANPRVQQEDAPASAAAAGPGEVISPLGQPTPGPDSVDPTL
- the fur gene encoding ferric iron uptake transcriptional regulator yields the protein MADRNQELRKAGLKVTLPRVKILQILEATREEDLHMSAEDVYKALLDSGEDVGLATVYRVLTQFESAGLVVRHNFDGGHAVFEMSQEEHHDHMLCLETGEVVEFFDRDIERRQRELAEERGYELVDHALVLYVRPKGSSATRQDGGGNRR
- the recN gene encoding DNA repair protein RecN, with translation MLSQLSISNYAIVEHLELDFRDGMTAITGETGAGKSILLDALSLCLGERADAGSVRHGAPRADLAARFDIEGLPEARTWLAERDLDESECLLRRSVTANGRSKAWINGVPATLADLKALSEHLIDIHGQHAHQTLMREETHLRLLDDFAGHSEHVEQLTQIYRQWQQASRRLKAARESGDEQQARCQLLRYQVEELDALSLGEEELSVLEEEQTRLANAEELITQAQFAADCCDDDESGALSRLAQARQRLEQLPGSDNGALANILGMLGDACIQLQEAGYELHRYVNATELDPDRLMTVESRLAEIHRIARKHHVMPEEVPALHQRLQAELSGLQDGGEDMDTLVEATEAARNAWRELARQISEQRTEAARRMSAEVKSQLAFLGMEKADFTVDVARRDTAQPDGMDRVSFLISANPGQPARALTRVASGGELSRVSLAIQVVAAQHSTIPTLVFDEVDVGISGATAEIVGQLLRQLGGHGQILCVTHLPQVAAQGHQHLHIEKQADERTTHTTMALLDEGGRVRELARMLGGVHLSERTLAHAREMLDVSQRSAH
- the grpE gene encoding nucleotide exchange factor GrpE, which translates into the protein MTNKPHDPRDEELERAEREAEPQPLEPDNTDTLEDIEGELASDDDAVLSQSEQEADVLAGRVAELEQELAQAKDQQIRAAAEAQNVRRRAEQDAEKAKKFALEKFVKELLPVVDSLEKGLESMSEDVSETHREGVSMTLRMQLDVLGKFGVEQLDPHGEPFDPQYHEAMTQVANPDMDPNTVMDVMQKGYTLNGRLVRPAMVVVSKQA
- the dnaK gene encoding molecular chaperone DnaK: MGRIIGIDLGTTNSCVAVLDGDKTRVIENAEGARTTPSIIGYTDDGETLVGQAAKRQAVTNPNNTLYAVKRLIGRKFKDDVVQKDIKMVPYSIIEADNGDAWVQVNDKKMAPPQVSAEVLKKMKKTAEDYLGEEVTEAVITVPAYFNDSQRQATKDAGRIAGLEVKRIINEPTAAALAYGMDSKGSDRTIAVYDLGGGTFDISIIEVADVDGEKQFEVLATNGDTFLGGEDFDLKLIDYLVQQFKTDSGIDLSGDSLAMQRLKEAAEKAKIELSSAQQTEVNLPYITADQTGPKHLAVKVTRAKLESLVEDLVQRSLGPCKTAMQDAGLSNSEIQDVILVGGQTRMPMVQQKVAEFFGKEARKDVNPDEAVAMGAALQGGVLGGDVKDVLLLDVTPLTLGIETMGGVMTPLIEKNTTIPTKKTQTFSTAEDNQTAVTIHALQGERKQAAQNKSLGRFDLADIPPAPRGVPQIEVAFDLDANGILNITAKDKATGKEQSIVIKSSGGLSDDEIDQMVKDAEAHEAEDKKFEELVQLRNQADGMIHASRKTLEESGDKATDEDRQNIETAISELEEALKSDDPEQIQPKLDALTEASGNLAQKMYAEQGEQAQGEQPEGAKKSSDDVVDADYEEVNDDQKKQ
- the dnaJ gene encoding molecular chaperone DnaJ, which codes for MSKRDYYEVLGVERGADDKEIKKAYRRLAQKYHPDRNPDDESAAEKFREVSDAYEVLADSDKRAAYDQFGHAGVDGQGGGFGGGGFGGAGGAGGFSDIFGDVFGDIFGGGGGRRGPGGAARGSDLRYNLEIDLEEAVAGTTVDIRVPRLVECDRCHGDCAEPGTSKRTCSTCNGMGQVRMQQGFFAVQQPCPTCHGQGQTVDTPCRKCNGEGRVQETRTLSVKIPPGVDTGDRIRLNGEGEAGVNGGPAGDLYVQVSIKAHAIFERDGRDLYCEVPINFVDATLGGELEVPTLEGRVKLRIPPETQTGKLFRLRGKGVKPVRGGAPGDLMCKVVLETPVNLDEDQKQLLRQFQESLDGTDTRHSPRKSRWFDGVKKFFDDMRP
- a CDS encoding organic hydroperoxide resistance protein, which produces MAVMYETTVNVSGGRKGHARSDDGILDVNLAMPGSGADATNPEQLFAAGYAACFSSAAMGVARQQGHKLDDIPVAAHVTLDAENHDYNLSVKLTAEVALPQAEAEKLIAQAHEMCPYSKATRGNIQVDIEVKGH
- a CDS encoding septal ring lytic transglycosylase RlpA family protein; amino-acid sequence: MPNRDWSKVQPILALLCLLALAGCAGQQMSDAPGASASGEASYYSDRHQGARTASGERYNRSAMTAAHRTLAFGTRVRVTNLNNQRQTVVRINDRGPFSRGRIIDLSRAAAEQIGMIRSGVAPVRVEVLK
- a CDS encoding ABC transporter ATP-binding protein, with translation MVSLTLEQVTAHYGKREVLSSITTPTLSGGQVVALLGPNAAGKSTLFRRIMGLLSGSGHVRIAGTHAERPVAYMPQETRIDAVLSVYESVLLARMQGRRLKVQPEDLAQVDAALEELNLQALAQRDIGDLSGGQRQLVSAAQALVQSPDILLLDEPTSALDLHRQIGLLSVLRRLAEQRQMLIIVALHDLGHALRFSDQSIVLAGGALKACGPTRAVVTAELLREVYQVDGRIESCTRGCPLLVVETAL
- a CDS encoding FecCD family ABC transporter permease, with amino-acid sequence MNRLTAAVTSSAQGRNFYRAMVLRRQLILLGLLVTLFLSFCIDLALGPARYDLTQVLSALLTPNSVSEQLSVIVWQIRMPVALMAIVVGASLSIAGAQMQTILSNPLASPFTLGISAGAGFGAALALAFGVSIIPAAVDYVVPINAFLVAMLTALMIHLLSMRRGVTIETIVLLGIAMVFIFNALMALIQFFASQQALSAVVFWTMGSLTKATWPKVWVALGVLAIAIPLLARHGWALTAMRLGDAKAESMGVRPRRLRLQVLMLVSLLASVSVAFVGTIGFIGLVGPHIARMLVGEDQRFFLPASALCGALILSVGSVISKMLIPGTVIPIGIITSLVGIPFFLFLVLKQKKSTW
- a CDS encoding ABC transporter substrate-binding protein; the encoded protein is MKRNLLFSAFMALALLSGAAQAKEAVVTDIAGREVHIETPVKRMILGEGRQIYLLGVLQPKTPFKGVVGWRDDLSQADPETWAAYAAKFPEISNIPTFGGFKDGTFDVEQAASLKPDVVFMNIESQTATEDAGYEDKLAALGIPIVYVDFREDPIKDTPASIRLMGELLGKSDEAERFINFSNEQMARVTDVIEKADPERPRVFIDRAGGYSDDCCMSFGPYNFGDYVRIAGGKNIADDIIPGTFGTLNPEQIIASNPQQVVVTGGDWEAYVPGGGWVDVGPGADMAEARRKLEALTHRTAMTGIDAVAHDQVHAIWHQFYNSPYYFVAIQRLAKWFHPELFKTLDPDATMRELYEQFLPLSYQPGYWVSLEAENE
- a CDS encoding formate dehydrogenase subunit delta encodes the protein MNDPVVPLIRMVNQISLNNRHHASDEAAAEQIAGHLKKFWARDMKRQIIKYAETDGSELDPLSKLAVARLKTMSVVVRDWEETSDAG